The following is a genomic window from Longimicrobium sp..
GGGGCGCAGCCACCAGGCGCCCTGGCCCACCCAGTCGGCCAGCGTCTGACGCTCGATCTCCACCCCCTCGCGCGCCAGGATGCCCGAGAGCCGATAGAGCGGCAGGCCGTCCAGGTACTTCGAGACCAGGACATGCGCCAGAAGTCCCGGCCCGGGTCGGCCGCGCTCGATGGGCAGGGCGGGCGCGGGCGCCTGCAACATCGCCTCGCAGGCCCGGCAGGCGTAGCGCGGCCGGACGTGCCGGATCACCTTCAGCCTGGCGGGGATCTTCTCCAACACCTCCGTCACGTCCTCGCCCAGGCAGGTCAGGCGGGCGGGGTCGGTGCAGCCGCAGCGGCAGGCGAGGACAGGCTCATGCAGCACCGTCTCGCGCGGCAGGTGCGCGGGTAGGGGGCGGCGCAGGGCGGGCTTGCGCGGCTTGTCCGATCGGCCCTTGGCCCGGCGCTTCTTCTCCGCCGCCGCGGCTTCGCGCTCGGCCGCGTCCTCCTCGAGGTCGCCGATGAGCATCTCGAGCTGGCCGATCTCGGCCGCCAGCCGCTCGGAGGACCGGCCGTAGCGGTGGCGCCGGAGCGCTGCGAGTTGCACTTTCAGCTTCTCGATCTCGCGCCGGGCACTCAGCCGGTCTGCGTCACGCTCCGCTCGCGCCGCGTCACGTTCGGCCAGCGCGGCATCGCGCTCGGCAAGGGCGGCGTCGCGCTCCGCCAGCAGCGCGCGCATGCGCTCAGCGTCGTCGGGGAATGCAGCGCTGTCGAGCTCTGGGGCCACGCGCGAATCGCCGCCGACCGCGCCGCGTCGCCCCAAATGAGGATGCCGTTACCCGAC
Proteins encoded in this region:
- a CDS encoding transposase translates to MRALLAERDAALAERDAALAERDAARAERDADRLSARREIEKLKVQLAALRRHRYGRSSERLAAEIGQLEMLIGDLEEDAAEREAAAAEKKRRAKGRSDKPRKPALRRPLPAHLPRETVLHEPVLACRCGCTDPARLTCLGEDVTEVLEKIPARLKVIRHVRPRYACRACEAMLQAPAPALPIERGRPGPGLLAHVLVSKYLDGLPLYRLSGILAREGVEIERQTLADWVGQGAWWLRP